A single Silvibacterium dinghuense DNA region contains:
- a CDS encoding alpha-L-fucosidase: MASSASALTLLPESTFAAPQQSGRMRHSHPMIPAAAPMLELQQRFVDLRFGMFLHFNMATYQDREWGDPSSPATLFNPTNLDTDQWAAAAQSAQMTWGCLTTRHHDGFCLWPTKTRGANVGQSQPGLDIVRRYVDSFRKAGLRVGLYYSILSKRDDIRHFNVTPEKIQLIKDQLTELMTQYGEIDILITDGWDAPWSRITYQEVPFREIYDLVKSHQPNCLICDLNASQYPTGGLYYSDIKAFEQNAGQKVPAHSDLPALSCVTLTDGWFWKQADIHGRIKSTETVVNEWLVPLNQRHCNLILNAPPTREGRLAPNVIARLEEIGKAWKKPAAPEPLAEHIGITTPNLATGKPIHASSYPDGVGPDQANDGNFHSSWYAENQTSCWLEVDLKQPTRFNTLSLVEPVGAWDDYPQSRIRSYRFEAFTGSGWTPLLSGDAPVPATILRLPNVATASRVRLSIEASAAEPHISDLGIYDEPL; the protein is encoded by the coding sequence TTGGCTTCTTCGGCCTCTGCCCTTACCCTGCTTCCTGAAAGCACCTTCGCGGCTCCGCAACAGTCAGGCCGCATGCGTCACTCGCATCCGATGATCCCGGCTGCGGCGCCTATGCTCGAGCTGCAGCAGCGGTTTGTCGATCTCCGCTTCGGCATGTTTCTGCACTTCAACATGGCCACCTATCAGGATCGTGAATGGGGAGACCCGTCTTCTCCGGCTACGCTCTTCAATCCGACCAATCTCGATACCGACCAGTGGGCCGCCGCCGCGCAATCGGCTCAGATGACCTGGGGCTGCCTGACCACGCGTCATCACGACGGCTTCTGCCTCTGGCCGACGAAGACGCGTGGCGCGAATGTAGGGCAATCGCAGCCGGGGCTCGATATCGTTCGCCGCTATGTCGATTCCTTCCGCAAGGCCGGGCTGCGCGTCGGACTCTACTACTCGATCCTTTCCAAGCGCGATGACATCCGCCACTTCAACGTCACGCCCGAAAAGATCCAGCTCATCAAGGACCAGCTCACCGAGCTGATGACCCAGTACGGCGAGATCGACATCCTCATCACCGATGGATGGGATGCGCCCTGGAGCCGCATCACCTATCAGGAAGTGCCCTTCCGCGAGATCTACGATCTGGTGAAGTCGCACCAGCCGAACTGCCTGATCTGCGACCTGAACGCCAGTCAATATCCCACCGGCGGCCTCTACTACTCCGATATCAAGGCCTTCGAGCAGAACGCCGGCCAGAAGGTGCCTGCGCACAGCGATCTGCCCGCGCTCTCCTGTGTCACGCTCACCGACGGCTGGTTCTGGAAGCAGGCCGACATCCACGGGCGCATCAAGTCGACGGAGACCGTCGTGAACGAATGGCTGGTGCCGCTCAACCAGCGCCACTGCAACCTGATTCTCAACGCCCCGCCCACGCGCGAAGGCCGCCTGGCGCCGAATGTCATCGCCCGCCTTGAAGAAATCGGCAAAGCCTGGAAGAAGCCCGCCGCACCCGAGCCGCTTGCCGAGCACATCGGCATCACCACGCCGAACCTTGCCACCGGCAAGCCCATCCACGCCAGCTCCTATCCTGACGGCGTAGGCCCCGACCAGGCCAATGACGGCAACTTCCACTCCAGCTGGTACGCCGAGAATCAGACGAGCTGCTGGCTCGAAGTCGACCTCAAGCAGCCTACCCGCTTCAACACCCTCAGTCTGGTCGAGCCGGTCGGCGCCTGGGACGACTACCCGCAGAGCCGCATCCGGAGCTACAGGTTTGAAGCCTTCACCGGCTCCGGCTGGACACCGCTCCTCTCCGGCGATGCGCCCGTACCCGCGACCATCCTGCGCCTGCCGAACGTTGCCACCGCCAGCCGCGTGCGCCTCTCCATCGAAGCCTCTGCCGCCGAACCGCATATCTCCGACCTCGGCATTTACGACGAGCCGTTGTAA